From a single Stomoxys calcitrans chromosome 4, idStoCalc2.1, whole genome shotgun sequence genomic region:
- the LOC106087411 gene encoding aminoacylase-1 isoform X1 has protein sequence MSAWEDNEEIKLFREYLRIPSVHPDIDYEPCITFLQKQADDLGLPLKVYYPADKTKPVAIITWVGTQPNLPSVVLNSHMDVVPVFEDKWTHPPFGAEMDSEGRIFARGSQDMKCVGMQYLAAIRALKKRGTTMKRTVHITFVADEEIGGHLGMEAFVKTDDFKKLNVGFSLDEGVAATDDTYLVYYAERSIWQIHFQITGTAGHGSLLLKNTVGEKFHYILNKMMAFRANESKRLESDASLSIGDVTTVNLTTLKGGVQSNVVPPFMDVCFDIRLAITVDHGDFEKQVRQWCLEAGGDIELYFEQKEPKIQATKTDDSNIYWKAFENCLVNDLGLKIVKQVFPGGTDSRHLRYVGVPAIGFSPMINTPVLLHDHDEFLKADTYLRGIEIYEKLIPAVVNV, from the exons AACCATGCATAACATTCCTACAGAAACAAGCTGATGACTTGGGTCTTCCCCTAAAGGTATACTATCCTGCGGATAAAACAAAACCTGTGGCGATTATAACATGGGTGGGCACCCAGCCGAACTTGCCTTCGGTGGTCCTGAACTCCCACATGGATGTTGTTCCAGTATTTGAGGACAAATGGACCCATCCACCATTTGGTGCTGAAATGGACTCGGAGGGAAGAATATTTGCTCGTGGCTCACAGGATATGAAATGTGTTGGCATGCAATACCTGGCTGCCATACGTGCCTTAAAGAAACGTGGAACAACCATGAAACGCACAGTGCATATTACCTTTGTGGCAG ATGAAGAAATCGGTGGCCACTTGGGCATGGAAGCTTTTGTCAAGACAGATGACTTCAAAAAACTAAATGTGGGCTTTTCTTTGGATGAAGGCGTTGCTGCCACAGACGATACCTATTTGGTATATTATGCCGAGAGATCTATATGGC AAATCCATTTCCAAATAACTGGTACTGCTGGTCATGGTTCCTTGTTGCTGAAAAATACCGTGGGAGAAAAATTCCATTATATTCTAAATAAAATGATGGCTTTTAGAGCTAATGAAAGCAAGCGCTTAGAAAGTGATGCTTCCCTGTCCATAGGAGATGTGACTACAGTGAATTTGACCACTTTAAAGGGTGGTGTACAAAGTAATGTGGTGCCTCCTTTCATGGATGTTTGTTTCGATATTCGTTTGGCCATAACTGTAGACCATGGGGATTTTGAAAAACAG GTTCGTCAATGGTGCCTTGAGGCTGGCGGTGATATAGAATtatattttgaacaaaaagaACCCAAAATTCAAGCTACCAAAACCGACGATTCCAACATATATTGGAAagcctttgaaaattgtttGGTCAATGATTT aggtttaaaaattgttaaacaaGTCTTCCCCGGCGGCACTGATAGCCGTCATTTACGTTATGTTGGTGTTCCTGCCATTGGTTTTTCACCCATGATTAATACACCTGTTTTATTACACGATCACGATGAATTCCTCAAGGCTGATACCTATTTGAGAGGCATAGAGATCTATGAAAAGCTTATTCCAGCAGTTGTAAATGTTTAG